One Ammoniphilus sp. CFH 90114 genomic window carries:
- a CDS encoding ABC transporter permease, translating into MARYLLRRLIFVFLSLFLIISATFFLMKAIPGDPFTSEKAVPKEILESMMEHYGLNDPIHVQYVKYLGSVVTWELGPSFKYKARTVNDIINDGFPVSFTLGLSALFIAISFGLILGVIAALYHNKWQDYTAMVIAVLGISVPSFILATFSQYIFAMKLGWFPVARWGSIEQIVLPAFALAALPMAFIARLTRSNMLEVLAQDYIKTAKAKGLTKFKTTFVHALRNALMPVITYLGPLSASILTGTFVIERIFGIPGLGSHFVTSISNRDYTVIMGTTVFYSVILLFMILLVDILYGIIDPRIKLSGKGK; encoded by the coding sequence GTGGCACGCTACTTATTAAGACGTTTAATATTTGTGTTTCTTTCTTTGTTCCTTATTATCAGCGCCACGTTCTTCTTAATGAAGGCAATACCTGGAGATCCTTTTACTTCAGAGAAGGCTGTTCCAAAAGAGATTTTGGAATCGATGATGGAGCATTATGGATTAAATGATCCTATACATGTGCAGTATGTGAAATATTTGGGATCCGTTGTAACATGGGAACTAGGTCCATCATTTAAATATAAGGCAAGAACAGTAAATGATATTATTAATGACGGTTTTCCCGTCTCCTTTACACTCGGTCTTTCGGCCTTATTTATTGCTATAAGTTTTGGATTGATATTGGGTGTGATTGCGGCTCTATACCACAATAAGTGGCAGGATTATACGGCTATGGTCATTGCCGTTCTAGGGATTTCTGTGCCTAGCTTTATCTTAGCTACGTTCTCTCAATATATATTTGCTATGAAATTGGGATGGTTCCCTGTTGCTAGATGGGGTTCGATTGAACAGATCGTATTGCCAGCTTTTGCTCTAGCAGCATTACCGATGGCCTTTATTGCTCGTTTGACTCGTTCCAATATGCTTGAAGTATTAGCTCAAGACTATATTAAAACAGCTAAAGCAAAAGGACTGACCAAATTTAAAACGACTTTTGTTCATGCATTGCGTAATGCTCTAATGCCTGTTATTACGTACTTAGGGCCTTTGTCCGCGAGTATCTTGACAGGGACGTTTGTTATCGAGAGAATTTTTGGTATCCCTGGTCTCGGAAGTCACTTCGTGACAAGTATAAGCAACCGTGACTATACGGTTATTATGGGTACAACCGTATTTTATAGTGTAATTCTATTATTTATGATTTTGTTGGTAGATATCCTCTACGGAATCATAGATCCTAGGATTAAACTCTCCGGAAAGGGGAAATAG
- a CDS encoding Lrp/AsnC family transcriptional regulator — MKKLDRLDFEILQLLQEDGRRSYTEMAQLLEVSEGTIRARINKMQEEEVFEFIIHTNPNKVGLNVQAIIGIKTQLGLQERVAVQLRDFPSVRFIGAFSGRNDLIIQAYFRSNDELVLFVNHDLSKIEGIISADVSIELKQYKDSFSFIRPDDCDD, encoded by the coding sequence ATGAAAAAACTAGATCGTTTAGACTTTGAAATCTTGCAGTTGTTACAAGAGGATGGACGCCGTTCCTATACGGAAATGGCTCAATTGCTAGAGGTGAGCGAAGGGACAATACGAGCTCGCATTAACAAGATGCAGGAAGAAGAAGTGTTTGAATTTATCATCCATACCAATCCGAATAAAGTAGGGTTAAACGTTCAGGCCATTATTGGAATTAAGACACAATTAGGACTGCAAGAACGAGTAGCCGTTCAATTAAGAGATTTTCCTTCTGTACGTTTTATCGGAGCTTTCTCAGGACGCAATGATCTGATTATTCAAGCTTACTTCCGTTCGAATGACGAGTTGGTTTTATTCGTAAACCATGACCTCTCCAAGATTGAGGGTATCATTTCTGCCGATGTATCCATCGAGTTAAAACAGTACAAGGATTCTTTCTCTTTTATCAGACCGGATGATTGTGACGACTAG
- a CDS encoding NUDIX domain-containing protein produces the protein MSKFNEKTVKSDVIFEGKVITLQVDEVELPNGKLAKREIVRHPGAVAVIAITPENRMIMVRQFRKPLEKTILEIPAGKLEKGEEPLVCAERELIEETGYRAEEMKFVSSFYTSPGFANEIIHIYEASGLESGDAQPDQDEFVDLVEVTLEQAFEYIQSGDIIDAKTIFAIYYWENTLLKR, from the coding sequence ATGAGCAAATTTAATGAAAAAACAGTAAAAAGCGATGTGATTTTTGAGGGGAAAGTGATTACTCTTCAAGTAGACGAAGTGGAGCTGCCTAACGGAAAGCTGGCAAAACGCGAGATCGTCCGGCATCCAGGAGCTGTCGCCGTGATCGCGATTACGCCCGAGAATCGAATGATTATGGTTAGGCAATTTCGCAAGCCTTTAGAGAAAACGATCTTAGAGATACCTGCAGGAAAGCTAGAAAAGGGAGAAGAGCCATTAGTTTGTGCGGAGCGAGAACTTATCGAGGAAACGGGCTATAGGGCAGAGGAAATGAAGTTTGTTAGCTCTTTTTACACATCGCCAGGATTTGCCAACGAAATCATTCATATTTATGAGGCTAGTGGCCTTGAGTCTGGGGATGCACAGCCAGATCAAGATGAGTTTGTAGATCTCGTGGAAGTCACACTGGAGCAAGCATTTGAGTATATTCAAAGTGGCGATATTATTGATGCAAAAACGATATTTGCCATATACTACTGGGAAAATACTTTATTAAAGAGGTAA
- a CDS encoding DUF3866 family protein encodes MIQTAHGIVTDIIRSKDEIQEVYVDINGKREKAINYPLITGVSAIGHRVVVNTTAVALGLGTGGYHFIMHNLDSEINSSIKVSHHIMKLRYTPHQLATGSCEEQGSPYHEKFLQHQSIEGMPVLVGGLHSMLPIVVTYIKKIDPSLRIAYIMTDKASLPMAFSKHVERLNENGWLDGTITIGHSFGGDLEAVNIYTGLLAAKHILRADITLVLMGPGIVGTGTPLGFSGMEQVEILHATHTLKGLPVSIPRVGEADLRKRHQGISHHTLTVLQHTLAPVYVPILEDVASKSDTSASLHRWIRGNREKIHRLEACLSQYPYAITTMGRSFQDDPLFYESVGLAADFAMFIQRAEASVLSDSEALGVLWKASTIP; translated from the coding sequence ATGATACAAACTGCTCATGGAATAGTTACAGATATTATTCGAAGTAAAGATGAGATTCAAGAAGTTTACGTAGATATTAATGGCAAACGTGAAAAAGCCATCAATTATCCGTTGATAACAGGGGTATCAGCAATTGGGCATCGTGTTGTGGTAAATACGACGGCAGTAGCATTAGGGTTAGGCACCGGAGGATATCACTTTATTATGCATAACCTAGATAGTGAAATAAATAGTTCGATCAAGGTTAGTCACCATATTATGAAATTAAGATATACTCCCCACCAACTCGCAACCGGTTCTTGTGAAGAACAAGGGAGTCCCTATCACGAAAAGTTTCTTCAACATCAATCAATAGAAGGGATGCCTGTTCTAGTAGGTGGTCTACATAGTATGCTGCCTATTGTGGTTACATATATTAAGAAAATAGACCCGTCCCTACGCATCGCTTATATTATGACAGATAAGGCCTCTCTTCCGATGGCATTTAGTAAGCACGTGGAACGACTAAATGAAAATGGCTGGCTGGATGGAACGATTACCATTGGTCATTCTTTTGGTGGAGACTTGGAGGCCGTGAATATTTATACGGGACTTCTAGCAGCAAAACATATACTTCGAGCGGATATCACCTTGGTTTTAATGGGGCCAGGAATAGTTGGAACAGGCACTCCTCTTGGATTCTCAGGAATGGAACAAGTAGAGATTCTCCATGCAACCCATACCTTAAAAGGATTACCAGTGTCGATACCACGAGTGGGAGAAGCGGACTTACGCAAAAGGCATCAGGGGATTAGTCACCATACCTTGACGGTACTTCAACATACGCTGGCTCCTGTATACGTACCGATCCTAGAGGATGTTGCCTCGAAGAGCGATACTTCAGCCTCTTTGCATCGATGGATCCGCGGAAACAGGGAAAAAATTCACCGATTAGAGGCGTGCTTAAGTCAATATCCTTATGCTATTACTACGATGGGGAGGTCCTTCCAGGACGACCCGTTGTTTTATGAGTCGGTAGGGTTGGCTGCTGATTTTGCCATGTTTATTCAACGCGCAGAAGCTAGTGTCCTTTCTGATTCAGAAGCTCTTGGAGTGTTATGGAAAGCTTCGACCATTCCTTAA
- the spoIIM gene encoding stage II sporulation protein M has product MRQSKFGQTIQLHLRENLSLYLFIIVLFTMGVSFGSVIVNSLSLTQKQELSGYLGEFFQVMHQGADTNPRIAFQHSIGDHLKYIGFMWILGLSIIGLPVILVMVFLKGLVIGFTVGFLVNQWSWNGLVLAGLSVLPQNLIAIPAIIIVGTAGISFSLRLIRSRFLRRGEPIYQHFLRYSALIVFMGVLLSVSSMFEAFVSPQIMKQIVSHVMK; this is encoded by the coding sequence ATGCGGCAAAGTAAATTTGGACAAACTATACAATTGCATCTTAGGGAAAACCTTTCTCTCTACCTATTCATTATTGTCCTCTTTACCATGGGGGTAAGCTTTGGCTCTGTTATTGTAAACTCCTTGTCCCTCACACAAAAGCAAGAGCTGTCAGGATATCTTGGGGAGTTTTTTCAAGTAATGCATCAGGGAGCGGATACGAATCCTCGAATAGCTTTCCAACATTCCATAGGGGACCATCTGAAATACATTGGGTTCATGTGGATTCTAGGGTTATCTATTATTGGGCTTCCAGTGATTCTGGTTATGGTGTTTCTCAAAGGATTAGTAATCGGCTTTACCGTAGGGTTTCTCGTGAACCAATGGAGCTGGAACGGCCTCGTACTCGCGGGTTTGTCCGTTCTTCCGCAAAACCTTATCGCGATTCCAGCCATTATTATTGTAGGCACGGCTGGCATCTCCTTTTCTCTTCGGCTGATACGTTCTCGATTTTTAAGGAGAGGGGAGCCTATTTACCAACATTTCCTCCGATACTCGGCGTTGATTGTATTCATGGGAGTTCTACTGAGTGTGAGTTCCATGTTCGAAGCTTTTGTTTCTCCCCAGATCATGAAGCAAATTGTCAGCCATGTTATGAAATGA
- a CDS encoding purine-nucleoside phosphorylase → MQTIEQIQETKEYILAQLHEAPEIGLILGSGLGVLADEIENPIAIPYHEIPHFPTSTVEGHKGQLVIGQLNGKLVVAMQGRFHYYEGYSLDTVTFPVRVMAAIGVQKILVTNAAGGINTSFEPGELMLIEDHINMTGRNPLIGPHDSRLGVRFPDMSEAYSKELVQLAEQVAKEQGIEVKKGIYAGLTGPSYETPAEIRMLRMLGADAVGMSTVPEVIVARHSGMKVLGISCISNMAAGILPQPLTHEEVMETAEKAKEKFLGLVKGIVKEL, encoded by the coding sequence ATGCAAACTATAGAGCAAATTCAGGAGACAAAAGAATATATTCTTGCCCAACTTCATGAGGCTCCAGAGATCGGACTTATTCTCGGGTCGGGTCTCGGCGTACTTGCTGATGAAATTGAAAATCCTATTGCGATCCCTTATCATGAGATCCCTCATTTCCCCACCTCCACCGTGGAAGGACATAAGGGGCAACTGGTTATTGGACAGTTGAACGGAAAGCTGGTCGTGGCCATGCAAGGTAGATTCCATTATTACGAGGGGTATTCTCTAGATACGGTGACTTTTCCTGTACGGGTTATGGCGGCGATAGGGGTTCAGAAAATCTTAGTTACAAATGCCGCAGGTGGAATCAATACGAGCTTTGAACCTGGGGAACTGATGCTTATTGAAGATCACATCAATATGACAGGTAGAAATCCGCTGATCGGTCCACATGACTCGAGGTTGGGCGTACGATTCCCAGATATGTCAGAGGCCTACTCTAAAGAGCTTGTTCAATTAGCTGAACAAGTAGCGAAAGAGCAAGGGATTGAAGTGAAAAAAGGAATATATGCAGGGTTAACGGGACCTAGCTATGAAACCCCGGCTGAGATTCGGATGTTGCGTATGCTTGGTGCAGATGCTGTGGGAATGTCTACGGTGCCGGAAGTCATAGTGGCGCGCCATAGCGGGATGAAGGTTTTGGGAATATCTTGCATAAGCAATATGGCTGCAGGAATATTGCCTCAGCCGCTTACTCATGAAGAGGTAATGGAAACCGCAGAAAAAGCCAAAGAAAAATTTTTAGGGTTAGTAAAAGGAATTGTGAAAGAATTATAG
- a CDS encoding peptide ABC transporter substrate-binding protein, translating to MKKQTLVKLMSTAMVSSLVLTACGGGSTAQPSTDKPADQGATEENKAPQVLRLNINSEPPTLDPGLAEDSTSGTLIRQMFEGLTRIGEDENPHEAAAEKIEVSEDLKTYTFTIRENAKWSNGDPVTAYDFEYAWERVLAPETAANYAYQLYVIKNAEKFNKGEIKDVNEVGIKATDERTLVVELENPTPYFLELTAFYTYMPVNKNIVEANKDWANDATDKYVSNGAFKLDKWEHNNIAEIVKNDQYWDADKVQLDRITFAMIEDHATAFNMFENGELDWAGAPTSDLPTDAIPTLKDQGRLNIYPIAGTYWYKFQTEKPPFNNVKMRKAFAYAMDRQTIIDNVTQADQIPAMGAVPPTMGLKNEGYFKDNDLETAKKLFDEGLQELGMTKEELDVTLSYNTSESHQKIAQAIQDQWKKAFGIDVKLENMEWKVYLEEMHSGNYQVGRMGWLGDFNDPINFLELYKDKYGGNNDTLWENADFQRLLGESAVEADPDKRKQILAQAEQILMDEMPIAPIYFYTKSYVKDDKVKGVLLHGLGDVDYKYAYIE from the coding sequence ATGAAGAAACAGACGTTGGTTAAGTTAATGTCTACAGCTATGGTTTCAAGCCTAGTGTTGACAGCATGTGGAGGCGGAAGCACAGCTCAGCCATCCACTGACAAGCCCGCAGATCAAGGTGCGACAGAAGAGAATAAGGCACCTCAAGTATTGCGTCTAAACATCAACAGCGAACCTCCTACGCTCGATCCAGGTCTTGCTGAAGATAGTACTTCCGGAACATTAATTCGCCAAATGTTTGAGGGTCTTACTCGTATTGGAGAAGATGAAAATCCTCATGAAGCAGCAGCTGAAAAAATTGAGGTTTCCGAAGACCTTAAGACTTACACTTTCACCATCCGTGAAAATGCAAAATGGTCTAACGGTGACCCTGTAACTGCTTATGACTTCGAATATGCGTGGGAGCGCGTCCTTGCTCCAGAAACAGCAGCAAACTATGCTTACCAGCTCTATGTAATTAAGAATGCGGAGAAATTTAACAAGGGCGAAATCAAGGATGTAAACGAAGTTGGAATTAAAGCTACTGATGAGAGAACATTGGTTGTAGAATTAGAGAATCCAACTCCTTACTTCCTAGAATTGACTGCTTTCTACACTTATATGCCTGTTAATAAGAATATTGTAGAGGCTAACAAAGATTGGGCGAATGATGCAACGGATAAGTATGTATCAAACGGTGCATTTAAATTAGATAAGTGGGAACATAACAATATTGCTGAAATCGTGAAGAATGATCAATATTGGGATGCTGATAAAGTTCAACTTGACCGTATTACTTTTGCTATGATTGAAGATCATGCTACAGCATTCAACATGTTTGAGAATGGGGAATTGGATTGGGCTGGTGCACCAACATCTGACCTGCCAACTGATGCGATTCCGACACTTAAGGACCAAGGTAGATTAAATATCTATCCAATTGCAGGAACTTACTGGTATAAATTCCAAACGGAAAAACCACCATTTAACAATGTTAAGATGCGTAAAGCTTTTGCTTATGCAATGGACCGTCAAACCATCATTGACAACGTTACGCAGGCAGATCAAATCCCTGCAATGGGTGCGGTTCCTCCAACCATGGGACTTAAGAATGAAGGCTACTTCAAGGATAACGACTTAGAAACTGCTAAGAAATTATTTGATGAAGGACTTCAAGAGCTCGGGATGACCAAGGAAGAATTGGACGTTACACTAAGCTACAACACAAGTGAAAGTCACCAAAAAATAGCTCAAGCTATCCAAGACCAATGGAAGAAAGCATTTGGTATTGACGTGAAACTTGAAAATATGGAATGGAAAGTATATCTAGAAGAAATGCATAGCGGAAACTACCAAGTTGGACGTATGGGATGGTTGGGAGACTTTAATGATCCAATCAACTTCTTAGAACTTTACAAAGATAAGTACGGCGGAAACAACGATACCTTATGGGAAAATGCTGATTTCCAACGTTTACTAGGCGAATCTGCAGTTGAAGCTGATCCAGATAAGCGTAAGCAAATTCTAGCTCAAGCTGAACAAATTCTGATGGATGAAATGCCAATTGCACCAATCTATTTCTACACCAAATCTTATGTGAAGGATGACAAAGTAAAAGGCGTCCTTCTACATGGTTTGGGAGATGTAGACTATAAGTACGCTTATATTGAATAA
- a CDS encoding Fur family transcriptional regulator, which translates to MEERIDRIKQQLHSHGYKLTPQREATVKVLLENEEDHLSAEDVYLLVKEKAPEIGLATVYRTLELLSELKVIHKINFGDGVARYEFRAENQAHHHHHLICVQCGTVDEIEDDLLDEVEEIVERDFNFRITDHRLTFHGVCHRCQGEAE; encoded by the coding sequence GTGGAAGAAAGAATAGACCGGATTAAACAACAATTGCATTCACATGGATATAAACTGACACCCCAGCGGGAAGCCACGGTCAAAGTTTTATTGGAGAATGAGGAAGATCATCTTAGTGCAGAAGATGTGTATTTGCTTGTTAAGGAGAAGGCCCCTGAAATTGGCCTCGCTACCGTCTATCGAACATTGGAATTATTGAGCGAGCTTAAAGTCATTCATAAAATAAATTTTGGAGATGGTGTAGCGAGATACGAGTTCCGAGCAGAGAACCAGGCACACCACCATCACCATCTTATATGCGTACAATGCGGTACAGTGGATGAAATTGAAGATGATCTGCTCGATGAGGTTGAAGAAATTGTAGAAAGAGACTTTAACTTTAGAATTACAGATCACCGCTTAACTTTCCATGGGGTATGTCATCGCTGCCAAGGTGAAGCGGAATAG
- a CDS encoding DUF4227 family protein — protein sequence MFISFRRLFEGVRLIIIFVVTTFIFFSVISFFSDVIKPSNPYRKPEGRAVKVMKVEDHLYPRTEYGAIERLKLFYWYGE from the coding sequence ATGTTTATATCTTTTCGAAGATTATTTGAAGGAGTCAGACTGATTATCATCTTTGTCGTAACGACGTTTATCTTTTTTAGTGTAATATCCTTTTTCTCGGATGTAATAAAACCAAGCAATCCTTATAGGAAGCCAGAAGGAAGGGCGGTGAAGGTGATGAAAGTGGAAGATCACCTGTATCCCAGAACAGAATATGGAGCGATTGAAAGGCTCAAATTATTCTATTGGTACGGAGAATGA
- the deoB gene encoding phosphopentomutase: MFSRIFLIVLDSVGIGELPDADQFGDKGSHTLGHIAEKMNGLKVPNMQALGLGNIEPLLGIEALAAPQAHYGKMAEVSVGKDTSTGHWELMGLKVSTPFHTYPNGFPAKLIEAFSKRIGRGVLGNKPASGTEIIEELGEEHVNTGDVIVYTSADSVFQIAAHEEVVPLDELYKICEVARELTMEDSDFPVLRVIARPFVGQAGQFKRTANRRDYSLKPPGKTVMNSLLEAGYDSIAIGKISDIYAGEGVSDSVKTKDNMDGVNKLLEVMERDFKGLAFLNLVDFDALFGHRRDPLGYGQALVEFDERLPEILGKLKENDLLILTADHGNDPVHPGTDHTREYVPILCVHPGMTQGENLGIRETFADIGATVAENFGITKPEIGNSFLKNLGGL; the protein is encoded by the coding sequence TTGTTTAGTCGTATTTTTTTAATTGTATTAGATAGCGTTGGCATTGGCGAGTTGCCTGATGCTGATCAGTTCGGGGATAAAGGTTCTCATACGTTAGGTCATATTGCTGAAAAGATGAATGGACTAAAAGTTCCTAATATGCAAGCATTGGGACTAGGAAACATCGAACCGCTTCTAGGAATTGAAGCCCTGGCGGCGCCACAAGCGCACTACGGCAAGATGGCTGAAGTATCAGTAGGCAAGGATACGAGCACGGGGCATTGGGAGCTCATGGGCCTCAAGGTATCTACTCCTTTTCATACATACCCAAATGGATTTCCAGCAAAATTGATTGAGGCCTTTTCTAAGCGAATTGGTCGTGGTGTATTAGGAAACAAGCCTGCTTCAGGTACAGAGATCATTGAAGAATTAGGAGAGGAGCATGTAAACACAGGGGATGTCATTGTGTATACATCAGCCGACTCGGTCTTTCAAATTGCTGCCCATGAAGAAGTCGTTCCTCTAGACGAGCTTTATAAAATTTGTGAAGTGGCTAGAGAGCTTACAATGGAAGATAGCGATTTTCCTGTATTAAGAGTCATTGCTCGTCCCTTCGTAGGTCAAGCTGGTCAATTCAAACGAACAGCCAACCGCCGAGATTATTCGTTAAAGCCACCAGGAAAGACCGTGATGAACAGCCTACTCGAAGCCGGGTATGATTCCATTGCCATAGGTAAAATCTCAGATATCTATGCGGGTGAAGGAGTTAGCGATTCTGTAAAGACCAAGGACAATATGGATGGTGTGAATAAACTGCTTGAGGTAATGGAGAGGGATTTTAAAGGTCTTGCTTTCTTAAACCTAGTTGACTTTGATGCCTTGTTCGGACATCGCCGAGACCCTCTGGGTTACGGACAAGCACTTGTTGAGTTTGATGAGCGACTGCCAGAAATTCTAGGGAAGTTAAAAGAGAACGACTTACTCATTCTCACCGCGGACCATGGCAATGATCCTGTGCATCCGGGAACGGATCATACAAGGGAATATGTTCCCATCCTTTGTGTTCATCCTGGAATGACCCAAGGAGAGAATTTGGGTATTCGTGAGACCTTTGCTGATATTGGTGCTACAGTAGCAGAAAACTTTGGCATTACGAAGCCGGAAATTGGTAATAGTTTTCTTAAGAACCTAGGAGGATTATAA
- a CDS encoding endonuclease Q family protein → MREYFSDLHIHIGRTYKGKAVKITASKTLTFSRILEEAADRKGLDMVGIIDMHSPEVLEEMADLIQAGLVQELPRGGLRYKDTTIILGSEVELRFETRGTAHFLVYFPTVRDMKEFSSWLAKRVKNIQLSTQRAYTTAQELQDRVSLGEGFMIPAHIFTPFKSIYGNCSSSMEELLDTSRIPAVELGLSSDSEMADCLSELANKTFVTNSDAHSLPKIAREYQKMQMQECSFKELFMALLREDGRKVTANYGLHPKLGKYHMTRCARCEELVREHAEGRCPYCGHLQLITGVYNRLIEIADRVTPVHPPHRPAYIHQVPLEFIPGLGPKKMEELLFHFKTEMNILHVAKQEELASVVGEKVANLILKNRSGEMVLEVGGGGRYGKILS, encoded by the coding sequence ATGAGAGAATACTTTTCAGACCTCCATATCCATATTGGCCGTACCTATAAGGGGAAGGCTGTCAAAATTACCGCATCCAAGACTTTGACCTTTTCTAGGATCCTTGAAGAAGCGGCTGATCGGAAGGGCTTAGATATGGTTGGCATTATTGATATGCACTCCCCAGAGGTGCTAGAGGAGATGGCCGATTTGATTCAGGCCGGCCTTGTCCAAGAGTTGCCAAGAGGAGGTCTGAGATATAAAGACACCACGATTATTTTAGGAAGTGAGGTGGAACTGCGATTTGAAACTCGTGGAACCGCCCACTTCCTCGTTTATTTTCCTACGGTCAGAGACATGAAGGAATTTTCCTCTTGGCTAGCTAAACGAGTTAAAAATATTCAACTTAGCACGCAACGCGCCTATACAACGGCACAAGAGCTGCAAGATCGGGTTTCCCTAGGGGAGGGATTCATGATTCCTGCCCATATCTTCACTCCTTTCAAAAGTATATACGGTAACTGTAGTTCATCGATGGAGGAGCTGTTGGATACTTCTCGCATTCCAGCAGTGGAACTAGGATTAAGCTCTGATTCGGAAATGGCAGATTGTTTATCTGAATTGGCTAATAAGACTTTCGTTACAAATTCAGATGCTCATTCCTTACCCAAAATCGCACGGGAGTACCAAAAAATGCAAATGCAGGAGTGCTCCTTCAAGGAATTATTCATGGCTTTGTTGCGAGAGGATGGCAGAAAAGTCACTGCCAATTATGGGTTGCATCCTAAGTTAGGGAAGTATCATATGACGAGGTGCGCCAGATGTGAAGAGCTGGTTCGGGAGCATGCAGAAGGAAGATGTCCCTATTGCGGACATCTTCAACTCATAACTGGGGTATATAATCGCCTGATCGAAATTGCGGATCGTGTAACACCCGTCCATCCCCCTCATCGGCCAGCTTATATTCATCAGGTGCCATTGGAATTTATTCCTGGCTTAGGACCGAAGAAGATGGAGGAGCTGCTTTTCCACTTCAAGACGGAAATGAATATCCTGCATGTTGCCAAACAGGAGGAATTGGCATCGGTCGTAGGAGAAAAAGTCGCGAACCTGATTCTAAAAAACCGTTCAGGAGAAATGGTGCTTGAAGTTGGCGGAGGAGGCCGCTACGGAAAAATCCTTTCCTAA
- the xerD gene encoding site-specific tyrosine recombinase XerD, with product METWLNQFMTYLQTEKGLAKNSIDSYRRDLLLYVDFLESKHVFDLKKVKEDDLTQFLYYLKEKGRAASTISRHLASIRSFYSYLLREQVLYRDPTIHLESPKVEKKLPKILTVNEVERLMSSPDLHDPAGLRDKAMLELLYASGAKVSEMLAVDLEEVNLELGYVKCTNKNRERIIPLGKYAIDTLGSYLLKGRPGFIKDKDEQALFLNQQGKRLSRQGFWKLIKKYADKANISKDITPHTLRHSFAAHLLENGADLRSVQEMLGHADISTTQIYTQITKPRLREVYSKAHPRA from the coding sequence ATGGAAACATGGTTGAATCAGTTTATGACCTACCTGCAAACAGAGAAAGGACTTGCTAAGAATTCGATAGACTCTTATCGCAGAGATCTTCTTCTCTACGTTGACTTCCTGGAATCCAAACATGTTTTCGACCTGAAAAAAGTAAAGGAAGACGATCTGACTCAGTTTCTTTATTACCTAAAAGAGAAGGGTCGAGCTGCCTCTACTATCTCTCGGCACTTGGCATCCATTCGATCCTTTTATTCATATTTGCTAAGAGAACAAGTTTTATATAGAGATCCTACTATTCATCTTGAATCGCCGAAGGTAGAGAAGAAGCTACCTAAGATTTTAACCGTAAACGAGGTTGAACGATTAATGAGCTCGCCTGATCTTCATGATCCGGCAGGATTAAGAGATAAAGCAATGCTTGAACTTCTCTATGCTTCAGGAGCTAAGGTGTCTGAGATGTTAGCCGTTGATCTGGAAGAGGTTAATCTAGAACTTGGCTATGTCAAGTGTACGAACAAGAATCGCGAGAGAATTATTCCTCTTGGGAAATATGCCATTGATACACTAGGGAGTTATTTACTAAAGGGAAGACCTGGATTTATTAAGGATAAGGATGAACAAGCGTTATTCCTGAATCAACAAGGAAAGAGACTGTCTAGACAAGGGTTTTGGAAGCTGATTAAGAAGTATGCCGACAAGGCGAATATTAGTAAGGACATTACGCCTCATACGTTAAGACACTCCTTTGCTGCTCATCTCCTAGAGAATGGAGCAGATTTAAGGTCGGTCCAAGAAATGCTGGGTCATGCCGATATCTCCACTACACAAATCTATACACAAATTACCAAGCCGAGGCTTCGGGAAGTCTATTCAAAGGCACACCCAAGGGCTTGA
- the mciZ gene encoding Z-ring formation inhibitor MciZ: MKIYYHSNTIRLSGKVWEIREKLKEWSKLSITLQELLNQKGH, encoded by the coding sequence ATGAAGATTTATTACCATTCTAATACAATTCGCCTTTCAGGGAAAGTTTGGGAAATTCGTGAGAAACTTAAGGAATGGTCGAAGCTTTCCATAACACTCCAAGAGCTTCTGAATCAGAAAGGACACTAG